The sequence CTACGCGATCGCGCTGATCAGCGTTCTGCTCGGCGGCGGAATGAGCTCGCGGCTGTTCCAGCGCGTGCGCGAGGAGCTGGGGCTGGCCTATTCGGTTCAGACCTTCCAGTCATTTCACCTGGACACCGGGATGCAGGGCGTGTACGTCGCGACCGCCCCCGAGACCGCCGACGACGCCGTGCGGGCCATCAACGACGAGCTCGCCCGCCTCGCCGGGGAAGGCATCCCCGAGGCCGAGATCGAGCTGGGCAGGAGCCAGCTCAAGGGCCAGGTCACGCTCTCGCTGGAGAGCGTCGGATCGCGGATGTACCGCGCCGCCACGGGCGAGCTGTTCGGCGAGCCCATCCAGACCCTCGACGAAGTCCTCGCCCTCATCGATGCCATCGACCAGGACACCGTTCGCAAAGTCTGCGGCGAGTTTTTTGCCCCTGATATTCAAACGGTCGTAAGCCTCGGCCCCAAACCGTTGAAGAGCAGTTCCTAGTCACTAGTCACAAGTCACTAGTCACCAACCATCAACATTCATCGCCTCTTCCAATGCTCATCGGCGTCCCCAAAGAGATCAAGACAAACGAGAACAGAATCGCGCTGGTCCCCGCCGGCGCGGAAGCGCTGGTGGCTGCGGGACACGACGTGCTGGTCGAGACGGGCGCGGGTGAGGGCAGCGGCTTTCCGGACGACATGTACACCGCAGTCGGCGCGCGCATCGCCCCCGACGCCGCGACCGTGTGGGCGAAGGCCGACATGATCATGAAGGTGAAGGAGCCGATCGCGAAGGAATGGAAGCACATACGGAAGGGGCAGTGCATCTTCACGTACTTCCATTTCGCGGCCGACGAGAAGCTGACGCGCGCGCACATCGACAGCGGCGCGGTCTGCATCGCGTACGAGACCGTCGAGCTGCCGTCGCGCGAGCTGCCGCTGCTCACGCCGATGTCCGAGGTCGCGGGGCGGATGGCGGTGCAGGAGGGCGCGAAGTATCTGGAGAAGCTATACGGCGGCCGCGGCGTGCTGCTCGGCGGAGTGCCCGGCGTGCCGCCGGCCAAGGTCGTCATCCTCGGCGGCGGAATCGTCGGCATCAATGCGGCGAAGATGGCCGCGGGGATGGGGGCGAAGGTAACGGTGCTCGATCTCTCGCTCGAGCGTTTGCGGTACCTGTCCGACGTGATGCCCGCCAACGTGATCCTCATCTACTCGAACCGGCACAACATCCTGGAGCAGATATCGACCGCCGATCTCGTGGTCGGCGCGGTGCTGATTCCCGGTGCCGTCGCGCCGAGGCTGATCCGGCGCGAGGATCTCAAGCTCATGCAGCCCGGCTCGGTCATCGTAGACGTCGCGATCGACCAGGGCGGCTGCGTCGAGACCATCAAGGCGACGACGCACGAGAACCCCACGTACGTCGTGGACGGAGTCATCCACTACGGCGTCGCGAACATGCCGGGCGGGGTGCCCCGCACGTCCACGCTGGCGCTCACGAACGCCACGTTCCCGTACGCGATGCAGCTCGCCAACAAGGGCTGGAAGAAAGCCCTGCGCGAGAGCGTGCCGTTACAGCGCGGGCTCAACATCGTCGAAGGCCAGGTGACCTACCCGGGTGTCGCAGAGGCATTCGGCCTGCCCCTGGCGCTGGTGGACAAGTTTCTCTCGTAGGCTGCCCCTACGGCCTTCTTCGGAGAGGTACGCCTCTCGCGTGACCCGTGCTAGTTTAAATAACTCCATGAGCCGCAACAGCTAAGGACCAAATGCGCTGGCCATTCATCAAGCCCGGTTCGCTTTTCCCCGCCAACGCGATCGCGGTCGATCTCGGCACGGCAAACACGCTGATCTACGTGAAAGGTCAGGGCATCGTGCTCAACGAGCCCTCGGTCGTCGCGCTGGATCGCGAGACCAAGAAGATCAAGGGCGTCGGACTCGAAGCGAAGCGCATGCTCGGCCGCACGCCCGAAGGCATCATCGCAGTGCGCCCGATGAAGGACGGCGTCATCGCCGACTTCGACGTGACCGAGAAGATGCTGCGCTACTTCCTCACGCTCATCATCGAGAACCACGTCTTCAAGGTGAAGCCGCGCGTGATCGTGTGCGTGCCGTCGGGAATCACCGAAGTGGAGAAGCGCGCAGTGCGCGACTCCGCGCTCGGCGCCGGCGCGAAGGAAGTGTTCATGGTCGCCGAGCCGATGGCCGCGGCGATCGGCGTCGGACTTCCGGTCGACACGCCGACCGGCAACATGGTGATCGACATCGGCGGCGGGACGACCGAGATCGCCGTCATCGCGCTCTCCGGAATCGTGAGCGACACGTCGATCCGAACCGGCGGCGACGAGATGGACATGGCGATCGTGCAGTTCATGCGGAAGAACTACAATCTCCTGATCGGTGATTCCACGGCCGAGCAGGTGAAGATCCAGATCGGCTCGGCCGCGCCGGTCGGCGACGAGCGCGAGATGGACGTGAAGGGCCGCGATCTGGTGTCCGGCATTCCGAAGACGGTCCGCGTCACGTCCGCCGAGATCCGCGAGGCGGTGCAGGAGCCGATTCAGCAGATCGTGGAGGCGGTGCGGCGCGCGCTCGAGATCACGCCGCCCGAGCTCGCGGCCGACATCGTGGATCGCGGCATCGTGATGACCGGTGGCGGCGCGCTGATCAAGGGACTCGACATCCTGCTGAGCCAGGAGACGAACCTGCCCATACACGTGGACGAGGATCCGCTGACGTGCGTCGTTCGCGGCACGGGGCGCATCCTCGAAGACGAAGACAAGTACTGGTCGGTTCTGGACACCTGAGGACGTAAATGGCGGTATCGCGACCGATCCGTGGGAGCTCGCGTCTCGACCAGATAATCGTCGGTACGTGCGTCCTCCTCTCACTGCTGGCGCTGGTGCTGCCGGCCACCGTACGGGAGCCGGTTGCGTCGGCGCTGCGGCAGGGTATTCTCGCCCCGCTGATAATGCTGCAGGAGCGGGCCGAGCTGAGCCGCCGCGCGTTCATGCTGCACGAGGAGCGCATCGAGGCGCGCGACAGCGTCACGATCAAGGCGCTGAGCGTCGCGGCCCTGCAATCCGAGAACGAGCGGCTGCGCCAGATCATCGGTCTCGGCGCCCGCGTTAAGTGGGGATTCGTCCCGGCGGAGGCGCTGCACGGGCGCGGCGTCCGCGACGCGTACAGCGTGGTCCTGAGCGCGGGCTCGAACGCGGGCGTGCGCCGCCTCAGTCCGGTGGTCGCGCCCGAAGGGCTCGTCGGCACGGTCGAGCGCGTGGATCCCACGATGAGCCATGCGATCCTGTGGACGCACCCCGACTTCCGCGTGAGCGCGATGTCCGAGGACGGGACCACGTTCGGCATCGTCCAGGCGCACCTCGGCGCGGGCCCCAACCGGTTCCTGATGGAGATGCGCGGAGTCTCGTTCCGCACCGAGCTGAAGCCGGGGATGCTGATCGTGAGCGCCGGGCTGGGCGGCACTTACCCGCGCGGGATTCCCATCGGCACCGTGATGTCCGAGCTGAGGACACCGGAGTCGTGGGCGAGAACGTACATCGTGCGGCCGGCGGTGTCGCCCAGCGACGTGAACTCGGTGATGATTCTCCGCCCGGACCGCGTGGCGGAGGGTGTCGAGGGAGTCTGGCAGCAGGGCGGTCCCATGGAAGCGGCGCTGCGCGCGATCCTGGCCGCGGGAGATTCGATCGCGAGGGCGGCTGCCATGCAGGAAGCCGCGGCGAGACGCGCCGCTATCGCCGCGATGCGCACCGATTCGCTGCGAGCGGCGGGAGTGGCGGGGCCACCGCCCGCCCAGACGCAGCCGCAGCCGCAGACGACGCGGCCGCCAGTCACTCAGCCGCAGCCCACGCAGCCGGTAACCCCGACTCCCGTGGAGCCGCAGCAGCCACCGCCGCAGCGCGACAGCGTCGTCCGGCTCGGTCCGCCGGTCACCGGACGGCGCGATACGACGCCGGCGCCGGTGCCGCGCCAGCCCGGGCGCTGATGGGCGTGCGCTTCGTTCCGCTCCTCCGCGGACTCGCGAGCTTCGCGCTGCTGGTGGTGCTGCACTACACCCTGCGGCCGCTCCTCGGCTGGCGCGCACCGATGGATTTTCTGCTCATCGCGCTGCTGCTGGTGGCGGTGCGCGTGCGTCCGGGAATGGCCGCCGTGATCGGCTTCGCCATCGGCTTCGTCTCGGATTCGCTCACGCCGGCGGCATTGGGAGCCGGCGCGGTCGCGATGACGCTGGTGGGGTACGGGGCGAGCTGGCTCAAGGCGGTGTTCTTCGCCGACAACATCGCGCTGAACGCGTTCTTCTTCTTTCTCGGCAAGTGGGCGTTCGACGTCATGTACTTCCTGGCTGAGCGCCGCGTGGGCGGAATCGAGCTGGTCCAGCAATTGATACTCTGGTCGCCGCTCTCGGCCGCGGTCACCGCGCTGGCCGGAGTCGTGCTGCTGGTTGTGATGCGTCCCCTAGTCGAGCCGTCCACCGCATGAGCTTCCATCCGAACGACATCGCGCGCCGCGCCCGGATCGGCACCATTCTCATAGTGGTGCTGATGACCGTGCTCCTCAGCGGCTTCTTCAACACGCAGGTGCTGCAGCACGAGCGGTACGCGCTGCAGTCCGAGGAGAACCGGCTGCGCGAGGTCCCGCTCCCCGCGCCGCGCGGGATCATCTACGATCGCAAGAACAATGTGATCGCGGAGAACCTGCCGGCCTACACGGTCTCTCTGCTCAGCGCCACCGAGTCCGCGCTCAAGGCCGAGCTCGCGCGGCTCGGGACTGTAATCCAGCTCACGCCGGGGGACACCGCTGGCGCGCTCAAGCGGTTCCGCCGCGAGCCGAACCGGCCGACGGTGATCTTTCCGGACGCGGCCATCGACGTCGTCGCCGTGCTGGAAGAGCACCGCATCGACTTCCCCAGCCTCATCATCCAGTCGGTGCCCAAGCGGTACTACCCGGACGGCGAGGTCGTGTCGGCGTTCGTGGGGTACACCAGCGAGATCAGCGAGAGCGAGCTGAACAGCGAGCGGTTCCGCAGCTACAAGATGGGGCAGCAGGTGGGGAAGGGCGGGCTCGAGCGGCAGTACGAGGAGATCCTGCACGGCACGGAAGGGATGCGGTTCGTCGAGGTGGACGCGCGCGGCCGCGTGGTGAACGAGGCCGGGGTGGCCCGGCCGGATCTCGTTCCGCGTCCGGCGCCGCCGATGTACACGAACATCGACATGGACCTGCAGCGGTACATCTCGAGCGTGTTCAGCGATACGCTGATGGGCGGCGTGATCGCGCTCGATCCGAAGACTGGGGGCGTGCTCGCGATTCACAGCGGTCCCGGGTACGATCCCAACAGGTTTACCGGCGGGATTCCGCAGGAATACTGGACCGAACTCAACACGAACCCGAAGAAGCCGCTGTACAACAAGGCGACGCAGGGCACGTATCCGCCCGGCTCCTCGTGGAAGCTGGTGGACGCCGTCATCGCGCTCGAGAACGGAATCGCGGATTTCACGACCAGAATGCCGCAGGCGTGCAACGGCGGCTTCGCCTACGGCAACGCCTACTTCCGCTGCTGGGACCCGCGCGGCCACGGCTCGCTCGATCTGAGCGGCGCGATCGAGAAATCCTGCAACGTGTACTTCTACCAGCTCGGCCTGCGCATCGGCCTGTCGCGCATGATCGCGGGCGGGATCAAGCTGGGGATGAACGAGCGATCGGGGCTCGATCTGCCCAACGAGAAGGCGCCGCGCTTCCCGTACGGGCTCGACTACTTCAACAAGCGGTACGGCCCGCGCGGCTGGACGCCGGGCTCGACGGTCATCAACATGGCGATCGGCCAGGGCGAGAACTCGCAGACTCTCGCGAGCATGGCCCGGTTCTATTCGGCGATCGCGTCGGACGGCACGGCCGCTCCGCCGAGCATCGCGCGC comes from Gemmatimonadaceae bacterium and encodes:
- the ald gene encoding alanine dehydrogenase, whose amino-acid sequence is MLIGVPKEIKTNENRIALVPAGAEALVAAGHDVLVETGAGEGSGFPDDMYTAVGARIAPDAATVWAKADMIMKVKEPIAKEWKHIRKGQCIFTYFHFAADEKLTRAHIDSGAVCIAYETVELPSRELPLLTPMSEVAGRMAVQEGAKYLEKLYGGRGVLLGGVPGVPPAKVVILGGGIVGINAAKMAAGMGAKVTVLDLSLERLRYLSDVMPANVILIYSNRHNILEQISTADLVVGAVLIPGAVAPRLIRREDLKLMQPGSVIVDVAIDQGGCVETIKATTHENPTYVVDGVIHYGVANMPGGVPRTSTLALTNATFPYAMQLANKGWKKALRESVPLQRGLNIVEGQVTYPGVAEAFGLPLALVDKFLS
- a CDS encoding rod shape-determining protein; this encodes MRWPFIKPGSLFPANAIAVDLGTANTLIYVKGQGIVLNEPSVVALDRETKKIKGVGLEAKRMLGRTPEGIIAVRPMKDGVIADFDVTEKMLRYFLTLIIENHVFKVKPRVIVCVPSGITEVEKRAVRDSALGAGAKEVFMVAEPMAAAIGVGLPVDTPTGNMVIDIGGGTTEIAVIALSGIVSDTSIRTGGDEMDMAIVQFMRKNYNLLIGDSTAEQVKIQIGSAAPVGDEREMDVKGRDLVSGIPKTVRVTSAEIREAVQEPIQQIVEAVRRALEITPPELAADIVDRGIVMTGGGALIKGLDILLSQETNLPIHVDEDPLTCVVRGTGRILEDEDKYWSVLDT
- the mreC gene encoding rod shape-determining protein MreC — protein: MAVSRPIRGSSRLDQIIVGTCVLLSLLALVLPATVREPVASALRQGILAPLIMLQERAELSRRAFMLHEERIEARDSVTIKALSVAALQSENERLRQIIGLGARVKWGFVPAEALHGRGVRDAYSVVLSAGSNAGVRRLSPVVAPEGLVGTVERVDPTMSHAILWTHPDFRVSAMSEDGTTFGIVQAHLGAGPNRFLMEMRGVSFRTELKPGMLIVSAGLGGTYPRGIPIGTVMSELRTPESWARTYIVRPAVSPSDVNSVMILRPDRVAEGVEGVWQQGGPMEAALRAILAAGDSIARAAAMQEAAARRAAIAAMRTDSLRAAGVAGPPPAQTQPQPQTTRPPVTQPQPTQPVTPTPVEPQQPPPQRDSVVRLGPPVTGRRDTTPAPVPRQPGR
- the mreD gene encoding rod shape-determining protein MreD; translated protein: MRFVPLLRGLASFALLVVLHYTLRPLLGWRAPMDFLLIALLLVAVRVRPGMAAVIGFAIGFVSDSLTPAALGAGAVAMTLVGYGASWLKAVFFADNIALNAFFFFLGKWAFDVMYFLAERRVGGIELVQQLILWSPLSAAVTALAGVVLLVVMRPLVEPSTA
- the mrdA gene encoding penicillin-binding protein 2 yields the protein MSFHPNDIARRARIGTILIVVLMTVLLSGFFNTQVLQHERYALQSEENRLREVPLPAPRGIIYDRKNNVIAENLPAYTVSLLSATESALKAELARLGTVIQLTPGDTAGALKRFRREPNRPTVIFPDAAIDVVAVLEEHRIDFPSLIIQSVPKRYYPDGEVVSAFVGYTSEISESELNSERFRSYKMGQQVGKGGLERQYEEILHGTEGMRFVEVDARGRVVNEAGVARPDLVPRPAPPMYTNIDMDLQRYISSVFSDTLMGGVIALDPKTGGVLAIHSGPGYDPNRFTGGIPQEYWTELNTNPKKPLYNKATQGTYPPGSSWKLVDAVIALENGIADFTTRMPQACNGGFAYGNAYFRCWDPRGHGSLDLSGAIEKSCNVYFYQLGLRIGLSRMIAGGIKLGMNERSGLDLPNEKAPRFPYGLDYFNKRYGPRGWTPGSTVINMAIGQGENSQTLASMARFYSAIASDGTAAPPSIARVTPKRERVFSLTPEQIQKLREALGRVVSPTGTAGGSAVPGLFLGGKTGTAQSGKTTPDHAWFIGMAPVHDPKIVVAVMIEFGGHGWQAARVGSRVAAKYLNIPHPADRAPMGPAIGDANDGSVPATPVPLAGITATP